Proteins encoded by one window of Tunturibacter psychrotolerans:
- a CDS encoding multicopper oxidase family protein — MAGMAALSAALPVGAELLSEADAKIDIAPYSLEVSRGRFLKTIAYNQQVPGALLRMQEGRPVTIDVTNHSGNDEIVHWHGMFLPPEVDGAMEEGTPHIAKGATTRYTFTPSPAGFRWYHTHTFAGRDLNKGQYTGQHGFLMIEPRENPARYDQEIFLALHDWRGSLLASDDGSMNPVYDISTINGRTMGFGEPLRVKQGQRVLFHVLNSSATEVHWISFAGHSFHVIALDGNEVPNPATVSMLRLAPAERVSAVVEMNNPGVWTLGEVRKHVMAAGMGVVVEYAGAQGKPRWDQPNDLVWDYLQFGTTVAVSVAETGAVEIPLVFESKFAGHGAMDRFTINGKSFPDTETIALTHDQRYRLIFRNKSTDDHPVHLHRHTFELRRIADQPQTRGILKDVVLVAGGTEVEVEFTASHPGLTLFHCHQQNHMDDGFMMLFRYV, encoded by the coding sequence ATGGCTGGAATGGCGGCGCTTTCCGCTGCGCTGCCCGTCGGTGCTGAGTTGCTGAGCGAGGCGGATGCCAAGATCGACATTGCGCCCTATTCGCTTGAAGTTTCGCGTGGACGCTTCCTCAAAACAATTGCATACAACCAGCAGGTTCCCGGCGCTTTGTTGCGCATGCAAGAGGGCCGACCGGTGACGATTGATGTCACGAATCACTCTGGCAACGATGAGATCGTGCATTGGCATGGGATGTTTCTTCCGCCTGAAGTTGACGGCGCGATGGAAGAGGGCACTCCGCACATCGCGAAGGGAGCGACCACGCGCTACACCTTTACGCCAAGCCCTGCGGGTTTTCGCTGGTATCACACGCATACCTTCGCTGGAAGAGATTTGAACAAGGGGCAGTACACGGGACAGCATGGATTTTTGATGATTGAGCCGCGCGAGAATCCGGCGCGGTATGACCAGGAAATATTTCTGGCGCTGCATGACTGGAGAGGCAGCCTGCTTGCCAGCGATGATGGGTCGATGAATCCCGTGTACGACATTTCGACGATCAACGGGCGGACGATGGGCTTTGGCGAGCCGCTGCGGGTGAAGCAGGGACAGCGAGTGCTCTTTCATGTGCTCAACAGCAGCGCGACGGAGGTGCACTGGATTTCGTTCGCGGGACATTCGTTTCATGTAATCGCGCTGGACGGTAATGAGGTGCCAAATCCTGCGACGGTTTCGATGCTGCGGCTTGCTCCGGCTGAGCGGGTTAGCGCAGTGGTGGAGATGAACAATCCTGGCGTGTGGACGCTGGGTGAGGTGAGAAAGCATGTGATGGCTGCTGGGATGGGCGTGGTTGTGGAGTATGCCGGCGCTCAGGGGAAGCCACGATGGGATCAGCCCAACGATCTGGTGTGGGACTATTTGCAGTTTGGTACGACGGTGGCTGTGTCTGTCGCGGAGACGGGGGCTGTTGAGATTCCGCTGGTGTTCGAGTCGAAGTTCGCGGGGCATGGAGCGATGGATCGCTTTACCATCAACGGCAAATCGTTTCCTGACACTGAGACGATAGCGCTGACACACGATCAACGATATCGTCTGATTTTTCGAAACAAAAGTACAGACGATCATCCGGTTCATCTTCATCGGCATACCTTTGAGCTACGACGCATTGCGGATCAGCCGCAAACGCGTGGGATTTTGAAGGATGTGGTCCTTGTCGCCGGAGGAACAGAAGTTGAGGTCGAGTTTACGGCGAGTCATCCCGGACTGACGCTGTTTCATTGTCATCAGCAGAATCATATGGACGATGGCTTCATGATGCTGTTTCGCTACGTTTGA
- the trpB gene encoding tryptophan synthase subunit beta, with amino-acid sequence MSASSTTGATATVAGRFGAYGGRYVPETLMAALEELEHAYSVAQKDAAFQAELDDLLHHYCGRPTPLYFAKRLTEQMGGAKIYLKREDLLHTGAHKINNALGQGLLARRMGKQRIIAETGAGQHGVATATVCALLGLECVVYMGEEDMRRQELNVYRMRLLGAEVRGVSAGSATLKDAINEAMRDWVTNVRTTYYILGSALGAHPYPTMVRDFHRVISREARAQMLEQEGKLPTAVVACVGGGSNAIGAFYEFLPDTNVQLIGVEAGGRGTALGEHAARFQKVGGGLPGVLQGTYSYVLQNDAGQVSSTHSVSAGLDYASVGPEHAMLHDSGRASYVSCSDDDALKATVTLSRTEGILPALESAHAVAEAIRLAPTMAKTDVLMVNLSGRGDKDMGILARELDLKGSESVKG; translated from the coding sequence ATGAGTGCGAGTTCAACGACAGGTGCGACGGCGACGGTGGCAGGGCGGTTTGGTGCGTATGGCGGGAGGTATGTTCCGGAGACGCTGATGGCTGCGTTGGAGGAGCTTGAACATGCGTATTCCGTGGCTCAGAAAGATGCGGCGTTTCAGGCGGAGTTAGATGATCTGTTGCATCACTACTGCGGCAGGCCTACTCCACTGTATTTTGCAAAGCGGCTGACGGAACAGATGGGTGGGGCAAAGATTTATTTAAAGCGAGAAGACCTGCTGCATACCGGCGCGCACAAGATCAATAACGCACTGGGGCAGGGGCTGCTGGCGCGGCGGATGGGAAAGCAGAGGATTATCGCCGAGACTGGAGCGGGGCAACATGGGGTGGCGACGGCGACGGTTTGCGCGCTGCTGGGCCTGGAGTGCGTTGTCTACATGGGCGAGGAGGATATGCGGCGGCAGGAACTGAATGTGTACCGCATGCGGCTGCTGGGCGCGGAGGTGCGCGGCGTTTCGGCTGGATCAGCGACGCTTAAGGACGCGATCAATGAGGCGATGCGGGATTGGGTGACGAATGTTCGGACGACCTATTACATTCTCGGCAGTGCGCTTGGGGCGCATCCCTATCCGACGATGGTACGGGACTTCCACCGTGTAATTAGCCGTGAAGCGCGAGCGCAGATGCTCGAGCAGGAAGGAAAACTGCCGACTGCGGTTGTGGCGTGCGTGGGTGGCGGGTCGAACGCGATTGGCGCGTTTTATGAGTTTTTGCCGGATACGAATGTGCAGTTGATCGGCGTTGAAGCAGGTGGGCGCGGAACCGCTCTAGGAGAACACGCGGCACGATTCCAAAAAGTTGGTGGTGGCTTGCCGGGCGTGCTGCAGGGTACGTACTCGTATGTGTTACAAAATGATGCCGGACAGGTTAGCAGCACCCATTCTGTTTCTGCAGGTTTGGACTATGCGAGCGTGGGGCCCGAGCATGCGATGCTCCACGATTCGGGACGGGCGAGCTATGTCTCGTGCTCGGATGATGATGCGTTGAAGGCTACGGTGACGCTGTCGCGAACTGAGGGGATTTTGCCGGCTCTCGAGAGCGCTCATGCGGTGGCAGAGGCGATTCGACTGGCTCCGACGATGGCGAAGACGGATGTACTGATGGTGAACCTGTCGGGACGCGGCGATAAGGATATGGGGATCCTGGCGCGGGAGCTTGATTTGAAGGGCAGTGAGAGCGTGAAAGGCTAA
- the trpA gene encoding tryptophan synthase subunit alpha, which translates to MAIEFRKKPGIVAYLTAGDPDLATTRDIALAAIDNGADVIELGVPFSDPLADGPVIQRASERAVARGVRLTDVLDLAKELRAARPAAGLVLFSYLNPVVRMGMKRFCARAAETGADGVLLTDMIVEEAGEYLAEMKVNGLAPIFLAAPTSPDARLKAIAGVSQGFVYAISRVGITGTQQRVAGDASELVSRLRQFTKLPIAVGFGISNAAHVRAVGEFADAAIIGSALVALIEKSPAEEAATAIGQFIAGLRA; encoded by the coding sequence ATGGCGATTGAATTTAGAAAGAAGCCGGGAATTGTTGCTTATTTGACGGCTGGGGATCCTGACCTGGCGACGACCAGGGACATTGCGCTGGCTGCGATCGATAACGGCGCGGACGTGATTGAGTTGGGTGTTCCGTTCAGCGATCCGCTGGCGGATGGGCCAGTGATTCAGCGAGCCAGTGAGCGGGCTGTAGCGCGAGGAGTGAGGCTGACCGATGTCCTCGACTTGGCGAAGGAGCTGCGTGCGGCAAGGCCAGCCGCGGGGTTGGTGCTGTTTTCTTACCTGAACCCTGTGGTGCGGATGGGGATGAAGAGGTTTTGTGCACGCGCTGCTGAGACTGGCGCTGATGGCGTGCTGTTGACCGACATGATCGTCGAAGAGGCGGGCGAGTATCTTGCGGAGATGAAGGTCAATGGGCTGGCGCCCATCTTTCTGGCGGCGCCTACGAGTCCGGACGCTCGGCTGAAGGCGATTGCGGGGGTGTCGCAAGGGTTTGTGTATGCAATCTCAAGGGTTGGGATCACCGGGACGCAACAGAGGGTGGCCGGAGATGCTTCGGAGTTGGTGTCGCGACTGCGGCAGTTTACGAAGTTGCCGATTGCGGTGGGGTTCGGGATCTCCAATGCTGCACACGTGAGGGCGGTGGGTGAGTTTGCGGACGCGGCGATCATCGGCAGCGCATTGGTGGCGCTCATCGAGAAAAGCCCGGCGGAGGAAGCAGCAACAGCCATAGGGCAGTTCATCGCAGGGTTGAGAGCATGA
- a CDS encoding chorismate mutase, translating to MDISDWRQKIDELDVEIVRLINKRAEAARAIGELKKTADLPVYEPRREQEVFDRVRKANPGPLADAELLHVYERIIDVMRTLQRRDL from the coding sequence ATGGATATCTCCGACTGGAGACAGAAGATTGATGAGCTGGATGTCGAAATTGTTCGACTCATCAACAAACGTGCGGAGGCCGCGCGTGCGATTGGAGAACTTAAGAAAACCGCAGATTTGCCAGTCTATGAACCGCGCCGCGAGCAGGAAGTCTTCGACCGCGTTCGCAAGGCGAATCCAGGACCGCTGGCCGACGCCGAATTGCTTCATGTGTATGAACGGATTATTGATGTGATGCGGACGCTGCAGCGAAGGGATCTTTAG
- the aroF gene encoding 3-deoxy-7-phosphoheptulonate synthase yields the protein MIVAMHGQATEENIQQVIERMVELGFNVHRTTGAAQTILAGVGTPEHFEVAEFKVLAGVYDAYRISSPYKLAGRSFRPGGTTVTFPNGVVVGGEEVVVMAGPCSVESREQILTSAKQVAAAGAKFLRGGAFKPRSSPYSFQGMGLDGLKLLREVSEETGLLVITEVMEISQIELMLPYIDCFQVGARNMQNFNLLRELGHVRKPVLMKRGISATIEEVLLSAEYILSGGNYNLMLCERGIRTYETYTRNTMDISAIPVLKKLTHLPVLGDPSHGVGIRDLVPPMALASVAAGADGLLMEMHPNPDKAMSDGAQSLYPEQLQNLMAQLKLLAPVVNRTMA from the coding sequence ATGATAGTTGCGATGCATGGCCAGGCGACGGAAGAAAACATACAACAGGTGATCGAACGCATGGTGGAGCTTGGCTTCAACGTTCACCGGACGACAGGAGCAGCACAGACGATTCTGGCTGGCGTGGGGACACCAGAGCACTTCGAGGTTGCCGAGTTCAAAGTGTTGGCGGGCGTCTACGATGCCTACCGAATCTCGTCGCCGTACAAACTGGCAGGGCGAAGCTTCCGGCCAGGGGGAACGACAGTCACGTTTCCGAACGGAGTGGTGGTTGGCGGAGAGGAAGTTGTGGTGATGGCGGGGCCCTGTTCGGTGGAGTCTCGGGAGCAGATTCTGACCAGCGCGAAACAAGTTGCCGCAGCGGGGGCAAAGTTTTTGAGGGGTGGAGCGTTCAAACCTCGCAGCTCACCGTATAGCTTTCAAGGCATGGGGCTCGATGGGCTGAAGTTGCTGCGTGAAGTCTCAGAGGAGACGGGGCTTTTGGTTATCACCGAGGTGATGGAGATCTCGCAGATCGAGTTGATGCTGCCGTATATCGATTGCTTCCAGGTGGGTGCGCGGAATATGCAGAATTTCAACCTGCTGCGCGAGCTTGGGCATGTGAGAAAGCCGGTGCTGATGAAGCGGGGAATCTCAGCGACGATCGAAGAGGTGCTGTTGAGCGCGGAGTATATTCTGTCGGGCGGTAACTACAACCTGATGCTGTGTGAGCGGGGGATTCGGACGTACGAGACGTATACGCGGAATACGATGGATATCTCAGCGATTCCAGTGCTCAAAAAGCTGACGCATCTGCCGGTGCTCGGCGATCCGTCTCACGGTGTTGGGATTCGGGATCTGGTGCCGCCAATGGCGTTGGCGAGTGTGGCGGCGGGCGCGGATGGATTGTTGATGGAGATGCATCCGAATCCGGATAAAGCGATGAGTGATGGTGCACAGAGTTTGTATCCGGAACAGCTACAAAATCTGATGGCGCAACTTAAGTTGCTGGCGCCGGTGGTGAACAGGACGATGGCTTAG
- a CDS encoding prephenate dehydrogenase, with product MERAFIIGTGLIGASIGLALRAAGFGGRIDGWDTSQLEMASAVQMGAIDGRAASRENALELARLADVTVLAVPVLAIKDWMQQLAPVLRAGQLVTDVGSTKLEIVELARQLFADDATAVFLPGHPMAGKESGGALLAEAGLFDGAMWLFTPVSAEMTAIEKDWRGWVGCFGSRTLDMDAARHDELCAWVSHLPQMLSTALAALLEEKFGDAPEIAAIGGRALRETTRLGASPYSMWRDVAMTNTGPVADTLLALEQRLQHVRENLRTPELRNEFVLANRFRQRR from the coding sequence ATGGAGCGGGCTTTCATCATCGGGACGGGATTGATCGGGGCTTCAATTGGCCTGGCGCTTCGTGCGGCTGGGTTTGGTGGACGCATCGATGGGTGGGACACGAGTCAACTTGAAATGGCTTCTGCCGTGCAGATGGGTGCAATCGATGGCAGAGCAGCGAGTCGCGAGAATGCTCTCGAACTGGCGCGGTTGGCAGATGTAACTGTGCTGGCGGTGCCGGTGCTTGCGATCAAAGACTGGATGCAGCAGCTGGCGCCGGTGCTGCGAGCAGGGCAACTTGTGACCGACGTCGGGAGTACGAAGCTTGAGATTGTGGAGCTCGCGCGGCAGTTGTTTGCCGACGATGCTACTGCTGTTTTTCTCCCCGGGCATCCGATGGCTGGCAAGGAATCAGGCGGCGCGCTTCTCGCGGAAGCGGGGCTATTCGATGGCGCGATGTGGTTGTTTACACCTGTCTCAGCAGAGATGACAGCGATCGAGAAAGACTGGCGCGGGTGGGTTGGTTGTTTTGGGTCGCGGACGCTGGACATGGATGCGGCGCGGCACGACGAATTGTGCGCGTGGGTGAGCCACCTGCCACAGATGCTCTCGACTGCGCTGGCGGCTCTGCTTGAAGAAAAGTTTGGTGATGCTCCAGAGATTGCTGCGATTGGAGGACGGGCGCTGCGGGAGACTACGCGGCTGGGAGCCAGTCCTTACAGCATGTGGAGAGACGTAGCGATGACTAACACCGGGCCGGTCGCGGATACTCTGCTGGCGTTAGAGCAACGGCTGCAGCATGTGCGGGAGAATCTGCGGACGCCGGAGTTGCGGAATGAGTTTGTCCTGGCGAATCGATTTCGTCAGCGGCGATGA
- a CDS encoding threonine ammonia-lyase, with translation MMPVKDSISQLSVNLADVAAARERVRGSIYYSPCPHSQMLSALTGQQVYLKLENLQMTGSFKERGALNRIAMLTPEQASRGVVAASAGNHAQGVAYHATKRGIRALIVMPLATPLVKVTATRGFGAEVVLHGANYDEACEEATRLCEAEGMTFIHPFDDAMVMAGQGTIGLELLEQVPRLEAVVVPIGGGGLIGGVACAIKESRPDVRVVGVQTSRLPSMVAARTVGHPVTLEPSTTIADGIAVRRAGDITFPMVERYVDEIVTVDEDEIASAILVLLEREKTLAEGAGAAALAALLQKKTSLNGAHTAVMVCGGNIDVTLLSRIIERGLVQDGRLIRLRIHLLDKPGALAELTLLIAKYRANIVDTLYNRAYYGVNLGDTTIDITMETRGREQVEELLAAMTAGGYRYSQVI, from the coding sequence ATGATGCCTGTGAAGGATTCGATAAGCCAACTAAGTGTCAACCTTGCCGACGTCGCTGCTGCGCGAGAGCGGGTTCGTGGATCGATCTATTATTCGCCTTGCCCGCATTCACAGATGCTGTCGGCGCTGACGGGGCAACAGGTGTATTTGAAACTGGAAAACCTGCAGATGACCGGCTCGTTTAAGGAGCGCGGTGCACTGAATCGGATTGCGATGCTGACGCCGGAGCAGGCTTCGCGTGGCGTGGTTGCAGCGAGCGCGGGAAATCATGCTCAGGGTGTGGCATACCACGCGACGAAGCGAGGGATCCGGGCGCTGATCGTGATGCCGCTGGCGACACCGCTGGTGAAGGTGACGGCGACTCGAGGGTTTGGTGCGGAGGTGGTGCTGCACGGCGCGAACTACGACGAAGCTTGCGAGGAAGCTACACGGCTTTGCGAGGCAGAGGGGATGACGTTTATTCATCCGTTCGACGACGCGATGGTGATGGCCGGACAAGGCACGATTGGGCTTGAACTGTTGGAGCAGGTGCCTCGACTGGAGGCCGTGGTGGTTCCAATCGGCGGTGGCGGGTTGATTGGCGGAGTTGCCTGCGCGATCAAAGAGTCACGTCCAGATGTTCGTGTAGTTGGAGTGCAGACCTCGAGGCTGCCTTCGATGGTGGCAGCGCGAACGGTTGGACACCCCGTGACGTTGGAGCCTTCGACGACAATTGCAGATGGCATTGCGGTGCGGCGTGCGGGAGATATCACTTTTCCGATGGTCGAACGCTATGTCGATGAGATTGTGACCGTCGATGAGGATGAGATTGCTTCAGCGATCCTTGTTCTGCTGGAGCGGGAGAAGACGCTGGCCGAAGGTGCGGGAGCGGCGGCGTTGGCGGCGTTACTGCAGAAGAAAACCTCGCTGAATGGCGCGCATACGGCAGTGATGGTGTGCGGCGGAAATATTGACGTGACTTTATTGAGCAGGATCATCGAGCGCGGTCTGGTGCAGGATGGAAGGTTGATCCGGCTCCGGATTCATCTGCTGGACAAGCCCGGGGCGCTTGCCGAGCTAACGCTGTTAATTGCCAAGTACCGCGCAAACATCGTGGACACGCTCTACAACCGGGCGTATTACGGTGTGAATCTTGGCGATACGACGATCGACATCACCATGGAGACGCGTGGGCGCGAACAGGTCGAGGAGTTGCTGGCGGCGATGACGGCTGGCGGTTACAGATACAGCCAGGTGATCTAG
- a CDS encoding energy transducer TonB, which translates to MDTIGKPITVQRLTPDHTIASSLLHLLLIAALLHQRASWIAPIRLPGSPHGSNLLLTYSPGKAPLQTSTPNPKTQPRLLESTTPLPAPITPKPKETTASPNATSPASTQPDSTAGADSLGSGNINIALLSYFPTPKPDLSTLPHGTKGDVILDIVIDTTGKIADIKMTSGLGHGIDESVIATIQQWTFHPATKDGQPVASEQELHFHYEKA; encoded by the coding sequence TTGGACACCATCGGCAAACCCATCACAGTCCAACGTCTAACGCCGGACCACACCATAGCTTCCTCCCTCCTGCATCTGCTTCTCATCGCCGCGCTCCTGCACCAACGCGCCTCCTGGATCGCACCCATCCGCCTCCCCGGCAGCCCGCACGGTTCTAATCTCCTGTTGACATATTCACCCGGCAAAGCCCCTCTCCAAACCTCTACTCCAAATCCCAAAACGCAACCCAGGCTGCTTGAGTCCACCACTCCGCTCCCGGCTCCAATCACGCCAAAGCCGAAGGAGACCACCGCCTCCCCCAACGCAACCTCGCCTGCCTCAACACAGCCGGACTCTACCGCTGGCGCCGACTCCCTGGGCTCCGGCAACATCAACATCGCTCTGTTAAGTTACTTTCCCACGCCAAAGCCTGACCTATCCACCCTCCCGCACGGCACCAAAGGCGACGTCATCCTCGACATCGTCATCGATACCACGGGCAAGATCGCCGACATCAAAATGACCAGTGGCCTCGGCCATGGAATCGACGAAAGCGTCATCGCAACCATTCAGCAGTGGACTTTTCACCCGGCCACGAAAGACGGTCAGCCCGTAGCCAGCGAGCAGGAACTCCACTTTCACTACGAAAAAGCCTGA
- a CDS encoding D-alanine--D-alanine ligase, with protein sequence MTKQKKQTKKQTTKPTPKKLRIGILFGGRSGEHEVSLLSAASILKSIDQTKYEVIPIGITKQGQWLTSSDAQHLLAGNTKPAPIKNKRTTTNSVALRASATGHEALAQQNGSLAQSLDVIFPVLHGTFGEDGTIQGLFELADIAYVGSGVLGSATGMDKSVMKQLFAAAGLPQTPHVNLLRSEWKADAKRCTKRIEKKLTYPVFVKPANLGSSVGISKVHDRSELAPAMDVAASYDRKIIIEQGVGGPGAKPRELEVAVLGNDSPEASVVGEIVPGAEFYDYDAKYHSDASVPIIPAQLSKSESKQIREMAIAAFRACDCAGLARVDFLMEPAIKGKKGRESKARIYLNEINTMPGFTSISMYPKLWEASGLPYRQLIDRLISLAADRHQEKQQTTFTRV encoded by the coding sequence ATGACGAAACAAAAGAAACAGACCAAAAAGCAAACCACCAAGCCCACCCCTAAAAAACTCCGCATTGGCATCCTCTTCGGCGGCCGCTCCGGTGAGCACGAGGTGTCCCTCCTCTCCGCCGCCTCCATCCTCAAATCCATCGACCAGACAAAATACGAAGTAATTCCCATAGGAATCACCAAACAAGGCCAGTGGCTCACCTCCTCCGACGCCCAGCACCTGCTCGCAGGCAACACAAAACCCGCGCCAATCAAGAACAAACGCACCACCACCAACTCCGTCGCACTCCGTGCCAGCGCTACTGGCCACGAAGCCCTCGCGCAGCAAAACGGCTCTCTAGCTCAGTCCCTCGACGTCATCTTCCCCGTACTCCACGGGACCTTTGGTGAAGACGGCACCATCCAAGGCCTCTTCGAACTGGCCGACATAGCCTACGTAGGCTCAGGCGTCTTAGGCTCCGCTACAGGCATGGACAAGTCGGTTATGAAGCAGCTCTTCGCCGCAGCTGGCCTGCCTCAAACCCCACACGTCAACCTCCTGCGCAGCGAGTGGAAGGCCGACGCCAAGCGCTGCACAAAGCGCATCGAAAAAAAGCTCACCTACCCGGTCTTCGTTAAACCCGCGAATCTAGGCTCTTCCGTAGGCATCAGCAAAGTTCACGACCGCAGCGAACTCGCCCCTGCCATGGACGTCGCTGCCAGCTATGACCGCAAGATCATCATCGAGCAGGGTGTAGGTGGTCCCGGAGCCAAACCCCGCGAACTCGAAGTAGCTGTCCTCGGCAACGATTCCCCCGAGGCCTCCGTCGTCGGCGAAATAGTCCCCGGCGCCGAGTTCTACGACTACGACGCCAAGTACCACTCCGACGCCTCCGTTCCCATCATCCCCGCGCAACTTTCAAAATCCGAATCAAAACAGATACGCGAAATGGCAATAGCCGCCTTCCGCGCCTGCGACTGCGCCGGCCTCGCCCGCGTCGATTTCCTCATGGAACCGGCCATCAAAGGCAAAAAAGGCAGGGAATCCAAAGCCCGCATCTACCTCAACGAAATCAACACTATGCCCGGCTTCACCAGCATCAGCATGTATCCCAAGCTCTGGGAAGCCTCCGGCCTACCCTACAGACAACTGATCGATCGCCTCATCTCGCTCGCCGCCGATCGTCATCAGGAAAAGCAACAGACCACCTTCACTCGCGTCTAA
- a CDS encoding DUF3253 domain-containing protein — MPDRKRKPERTTPHKDKICKTCGRTFEWRKKWERDWDVIKYCSDECRGHKAGEADVALEKAILELLAERGRDKTICPSEAAKLVGGLESRRDWEGLMEPARAAARRLVATGKVVVTQHGHVVDAATAKGAIRLRLR, encoded by the coding sequence ATGCCTGACCGTAAGCGCAAACCCGAACGCACTACGCCGCACAAGGACAAGATCTGCAAGACCTGTGGACGGACGTTCGAGTGGCGTAAGAAGTGGGAGCGGGATTGGGATGTAATCAAGTACTGCAGCGATGAGTGCAGGGGGCACAAGGCTGGAGAGGCGGACGTTGCGTTGGAGAAGGCGATTCTGGAACTGCTTGCCGAGCGTGGACGGGACAAGACGATCTGTCCATCGGAGGCGGCGAAGCTGGTGGGTGGGCTGGAGAGCCGACGGGATTGGGAGGGGTTGATGGAACCGGCTCGGGCTGCTGCGCGGCGTTTAGTGGCGACGGGAAAGGTTGTCGTGACGCAGCATGGACATGTGGTTGACGCCGCCACTGCAAAAGGAGCGATTCGTTTACGACTGCGTTGA
- a CDS encoding MmcQ/YjbR family DNA-binding protein, whose translation MDAERIRAYLLTLPHVVDTVQWSGTLVFWVGDKAIGGKMFAMVRLEQDESLERDEKRRVISYSAGPERYHELLEREGIFPAPYAARIFYVAVRGWGVFRKAEWEQELSAAHAITYAKLPEKVRAALALPAAQQKRLIAERRKVLAAKAAAKAR comes from the coding sequence ATGGATGCCGAACGGATCCGCGCCTATTTGCTTACCCTGCCGCATGTGGTGGATACGGTGCAGTGGAGTGGCACGCTTGTCTTCTGGGTGGGGGATAAGGCGATTGGCGGGAAGATGTTTGCGATGGTGCGGCTGGAACAGGACGAGAGTTTGGAACGGGATGAGAAGAGACGGGTGATCTCGTACTCTGCGGGACCGGAGCGCTACCACGAGCTGTTGGAGAGAGAGGGAATCTTTCCTGCTCCCTATGCGGCTCGGATCTTCTATGTTGCGGTGCGGGGCTGGGGCGTCTTTCGTAAGGCGGAGTGGGAGCAGGAGTTGAGCGCTGCTCATGCGATTACGTATGCGAAGCTGCCGGAGAAGGTTCGCGCGGCGCTTGCTTTGCCTGCGGCTCAGCAGAAGCGGCTGATCGCAGAGCGGAGAAAGGTGTTGGCTGCGAAGGCTGCGGCGAAAGCGCGATGA